In one window of Pieris brassicae chromosome 10, ilPieBrab1.1, whole genome shotgun sequence DNA:
- the LOC123715545 gene encoding fibroin heavy chain-like isoform X34, translating into MIPTFVLFVVSILHAHAAPQDPGYQWPVPDDDVEYDVTTTKTLDRFGHPIYTVNMVPIEYGGVTQGYSTANSQSKGSSYGGDQAETYHNRNVGYDAYSQNNGQANSAATSGHSYLANYGPGSSYVKSSNSRANSQSASSNSQNSFTGYNGAPVPQNYYNQYYNPPPYVPPTSYPPSAAPAYPPFAYQGYPPHFYPGNTPRTPPFYPGYKNPNYPLHPIPNNPIPIVPLSQPVQPTPGQLPIIQSIPIAKTLSPLTPVSPISQLIAPNVQIPINTAQAISYTSNASGNTYATSSAPKSGSGTGTGSSTGGTTTGYGSGSSSGGTSSGYGSGFGSGSSSGGTSSGYGSGFGSGSSSGGTSSGYGSGFGSGSSTGETSSGYGSGFGSGSSTGGTSTGSGSGSGFGTSTGGTSIGSGSGSGSASTGGASIGSGSGSGSASTGGASTGTGTGSSNGGTSTGSGSGTGTGSSNGGTSTGSGSGFGSGSSTGGTSTGYGTGVGSGTSTGGTGTGYGSGYGSGSSSGGTSTGYGSGLGSGTSTGGTSTGYGSGSGSASTGGSSTGTGTGSSTGGTSTGSGSGFGSGTSTGGTSTGSGSGSGTASSGGASTGTGTGSSTGGTSTGSGSGFGSGSSTGGTNSGYGSGFGSGSSTGGTSTGSGSGSGSASTGGASNGTGTGSSNGGTSTGSGSGFGSGSSTGGTNSGYGSGFGSGSSSGGTSSGYGSGFGSGSSTGGTSTGYGSGLGSGTSTGGTSTGSGSGSGTASSGGASTGTGTGSSTGGTSTGSGSGFGSGSSTGGTNSGYGSGLGSGTSTGGTSTGSGSGSGTASSGGASTGTGTGSSTGGTSTGSGSGFGSGTSTGGTSTGYGSGFGSGTSTGGTSTGSGSGSGTASSGGASTGTGTGSSTGGTSTGSGSGFGSGSSTGGTNSGYGSGFGSGSSTGGTSTGSGSGSGSASTGGASIGSGSGSGSASTGGASNGTGTGSSNGGTSTGSGSGFGSGSSTGGTNSGYGSGFGFGSSSGGTSSGYGSGFGSGSSTGGTSTGYGSGLGSGTSTGGTSTGSGSGVGSGTSTGGTGTGYGSGLGSGTSTGGTSTGSGSGSGSASTGGASIGSGSGSGSASTGGASNGTGTGSSNGGTSTGSGSGFGSGSSTGGTNSGYGSGFGSGSSSGGTSTGYGFGLGSGTSTGGTSTGSGSGSGTASSGGASTGTGTGSSTGGTSTGYGSGLGSGTSTGGTSTGSGSGSGTASSGGASTGTGTGSSTGGTSTGYGSGFGSGSSTGGTSSGYGSGFGSGSSTGGTSTGSGSGSGSASSGGASTGIGTGSSTGGTSTGSGSGSGTASSGGASTGTGTGSSTGGTSTGSGSGSGSASTGGASTGTGTGSSTGGTSTGYGSGSGSASTGGASTGTGTGSSTGGTSTGYGSGSGSASTGGSSTGTGTGSSTGGTSTGSGSGSGSASTGGTSTGSSSGSGSGSSTGGNNGGWSSGSASGSDTGSITGYGVGVTVIEPVIPGIVPYPQSKGKLCICFSNYLQMPAVIRNQFRFY; encoded by the exons ATGATTCCTACTTTCGTGCTCTTCGTTGTAAgc ataTTGCATGCTCATGCTGCTCCTcaag acCCTGGCTATCAATGGCCTGTACCAG ATGACGATGTAGAATACGACGTGACCACCACAAAGACGTTGGATCGATTTGGTCATCCAATTTATACCGTCAACATGGTACCGATTG AATACGGTGGTGTAACACAAGGTTACTCAACGGCAAACTCTCAATCGAAGGGGTCGTCATATGGTGGTGACCAAGCTGAGACTTACCATAATCGTAATGTAGGTTACGACGCATACTCTCAAAACAATGGACAGGCCAATAGTGCTGCAACAAGTGGACACAGCTATTTGGCTAATTATGGACCAGGAAGCAGCTATGTGAAATCCTCTAATTCAAGAGCGAATTCACAGAGCGCTTCTAGCAATTCTCAAAATAGTTTTACTGGTTATAATG GTGCACCAGTTCCtcagaattattataatcaatattataatccACCACCGTACGTACCTCCAACTTCATACCCTCCGTCAGCAGCACCAGCTTACCCACCATTTGCATACCAAGGGTACCCACCCCACTTCTACCCCGGGAATACACCTAGAACTCCACCGTTTTACCCTGGCTACAAAAATCCCAACTACCCCCTGCATCCGATTCCTAACAATCCCATCCCAATTGTCCCCTTATCTCAACCAGTACAACCTACTCCAGGTCAATTACCTATAATACAAAGTATTCCGATAGCAAAGACACTTTCTCCTTTGACTCCAGTTAGTCCTATTTCTCAGCTCATTGCACCAAATGTTCAAATACCAATAAATACAGCTCAGGCAATATCCTACACCAGCAATGCGTCTGGAAACACTTATGCCACAAGCTCTGCACCTAAAAGTGGATCTGGCACTGGCACAGGAAGTAGCACTGGAGGAACTACCACTGGCTATGGTTCTGGAAGTAGCAGTGGAGGAACTAGCTCTGGCTATGGTTCCGGCTTTGGCTCTGGAAGTAGCAGTGGAGGAACTAGCTCTGGCTATGGTTCCGGCTTTGGTTCTGGAAGTAGCAGTGGAGGAACTAGCTCTGGCTATGGTTCCGGCTTTGGCTCTGGAAGTAGCACTGGAGAAACTAGCTCTGGCTATGGTTCCGGCTTTGGCTCTGGAAGTAGCACGGGAGGAACTAGCACTGGCTCTGGTTCCGGCTCAGGTTTTGGAACTAGCACTGGAGGAACTAGCATTGGCTCTG GTTCCGGCTCAGGTTCTGCAAGCACTGGAGGAGCTAGCATTGGCTCTGGTTCCGGCTCAGGTTCTGCAAGCACTGGAGGAGCTAGCACTGGCACTGGCACAGGAAGTAGCAATGGAGGAACTAGCACTGGCTCTGGTTCCGGCACTGGCACAGGAAGTAGCAATGGAGGAACTAGCACTGGCTCTGGTTCCGGCTTTGGCTCTGGAAGTAGCACTGGAGGAACTAGCACTGGCTATGGTACCGGCGTAGGTTCTGGAACTAGCACTGGAGGAACTGGCACTGGCTATGGTTCCGGCTATGGTTCTGGAAGTAGCAGTGGAGGAACTAGCACTGGCTATGGTTCCGGCTTAGGTTCTGGAACTAGCACTGGAGGAACTAGCACTGGCTATGGTTCCGGCTCAGGTTCTGCAAGCACTGGAGGATCTAGCACTGGCACTGGCACAGGAAGTAGCACTGGAGGAACTAGCACTGGCTCTGGTTCCGGCTTTGGCTCTGGAACTAGCACTGGAGGAACTAGCACTGGCTCTGGTTCTGGCTCAGGTACTGCAAGCTCTGGAGGAGCTAGCACTGGCACTGGCACAGGAAGTAGCACTGGAGGAACTAGCACTGGCTCTGGTTCCGGCTTTGGCTCTGGAAGTAGCACTGGAGGAACTAACTCTGGCTATGGTTCCGGCTTTGGCTCTGGAAGTAGCACTGGAGGAACTAGCACTGGCTCTGGTTCCGGCTCAGGTTCTGCAAGCACTGGAGGAGCTAGCAATGGCACTGGCACAGGAAGTAGCAATGGAGGAACTAGCACTGGCTCTGGTTCCGGCTTTGGCTCTGGAAGTAGCACTGGAGGAACTAACTCTGGCTATGGTTCCGGCTTTGGCTCTGGAAGTAGCAGTGGAGGAACTAGCTCTGGCTATGGTTCCGGCTTTGGCTCTGGAAGTAGCACTGGAGGAACTAGCACTGGCTATGGTTCCGGCTTAGGTTCTGGAACTAGCACTGGAGGAACTAGCACTGGCTCTGGTTCTGGCTCAGGTACTGCAAGCTCTGGAGGAGCTAGCACTGGCACTGGCACAGGAAGTAGCACTGGAGGAACTAGCACTGGCTCTGGTTCCGGCTTTGGCTCTGGAAGTAGCACTGGAGGAACTAACTCTGGCTATGGTTCCGGCTTAGGTTCTGGAACTAGCACTGGAGGAACTAGCACTGGCTCTGGTTCCGGCTCAGGTACTGCAAGCTCTGGAGGAGCTAGCACTGGCACTGGCACAGGAAGTAGCACTGGAGGAACTAGCACTGGCTCTGGTTCCGGCTTTGGCTCTGGAACTAGCACTGGAGGAACTAGCACTGGCTATGGTTCCGGCTTTGGCTCTGGAACTAGCACTGGAGGAACTAGCACTGGCTCTGGTTCTGGCTCAGGTACTGCAAGCTCTGGAGGAGCTAGCACTGGCACTGGCACAGGAAGTAGCACTGGAGGAACTAGCACTGGCTCTGGTTCCGGCTTTGGCTCTGGAAGTAGCACTGGAGGAACTAACTCTGGCTATGGTTCCGGCTTTGGCTCTGGAAGTAGCACTGGAGGAACTAGCACTGGCTCTGGTTCCGGCTCAGGTTCTGCAAGCACTGGAGGAGCTAGCATTGGCTCTGGTTCCGGCTCAGGTTCTGCAAGCACTGGAGGAGCTAGCAATGGCACTGGCACAGGAAGTAGCAATGGAGGAACTAGCACTGGCTCTGGTTCCGGCTTTGGCTCTGGAAGTAGCACTGGAGGAACTAACTCTGGCTATGGTTCCGGCTTTGGTTTTGGAAGTAGCAGTGGAGGAACTAGCTCTGGCTATGGTTCCGGCTTTGGCTCTGGAAGTAGCACTGGAGGAACTAGCACTGGCTATGGTTCCGGCTTAGGTTCTGGAACTAGCACTGGAGGAACTAGCACTGGCTCTGGTTCCGGCGTAGGTTCTGGAACTAGCACTGGAGGAACTGGCACTGGCTATGGTTCCGGCTTAGGTTCTGGAACTAGCACTGGAGGAACTAGCACTGGCTCTGGTTCCGGCTCAGGTTCTGCAAGCACTGGAGGAGCTAGCATTGGCTCTGGTTCCGGCTCAGGTTCTGCAAGCACTGGAGGAGCTAGCAATGGCACTGGCACAGGAAGTAGCAATGGAGGAACTAGCACTGGCTCTGGTTCCGGCTTTGGCTCTGGAAGTAGCACTGGAGGAACTAACTCTGGCTATGGTTCCGGCTTTGGCTCTGGAAGTAGCAGTGGAGGAACTAGCACTGGCTATGGTTTCGGCTTAGGTTCTGGAACTAGCACTGGAGGAACTAGCACTGGCTCTGGTTCTGGCTCAGGTACTGCAAGCTCTGGAGGAGCTAGCACTGGCACTGGCACAGGAAGTAGCACTGGAGGAACTAGCACTGGCTATGGTTCCGGCTTAGGTTCTGGAACTAGCACTGGAGGAACTAGCACTGGCTCTGGTTCTGGCTCAGGTACTGCAAGCTCTGGAGGAGCTAGCACTGGCACTGGCACAGGAAGTAGCACTGGAGGAACTAGCACTGGCTATGGTTCCGGCTTTGGCTCTGGAAGTAGCACTGGAGGAACTAGCTCTGGCTATGGTTCCGGCTTTGGCTCTGGAAGTAGCACTGGAGGAACTAGCACTGGCTCTGGTTCCGGCTCAGGTTCTGCAAGCTCTGGAGGAGCTAGCACTGGCATTGGCACAGGAAGTAGCACTGGAGGAACTAGCACTGGCTCTGGTTCTGGCTCAGGTACTGCAAGCTCTGGAGGAGCTAGCACTGGCACTGGCACAGGAAGTAGCACTGGAGGAACTAGCACTGGCTCTG GTTCCGGCTCAGGTTCTGCAAGCACTGGAGGAGCTAGCACTGGCACTGGCACAGGAAGTAGCACTGGAGGAACTAGCACTGGCTATGGTTCCGGCTCAGGTTCTGCAAGCACTGGAGGAGCTAGCACTGGCACTGGCACAGGAAGTAGCACTGGAGGAACTAGCACTGGCTATGGTTCCGGCTCAGGTTCTGCAAGCACTGGAGGATCTAGCACTGGCACTGGCACAGGAAGTAGCACTGGAGGAACTAGCACTGGCTCTGGTTCCGGCTCAGGTTCTGCAAGCACTGGAGGAACTAGCACTGGCTCTAGTTCCGGCTCTGGCTCGGGAAGTAGCACTGGAGGAAACAATGGTGGATGGAGTTCAGGCTCTGCTTCAGGATCAGACACCGGCTCTATCACTGGGTACGGTGTTGGTGTAACAG TTATCGAACCAGTTATCCCCGGAATCGTACCTTACCCGCAATCAAAAGGCAAACTGTGCATTTGCTTCAGTAACTACTTACAGATGCCAGCAGTCATTCGCAATCAATTTAGGTTTTACTAA
- the LOC123715545 gene encoding putative per-hexamer repeat protein 5 isoform X45 encodes MIPTFVLFVVSILHAHAAPQDPGYQWPVPDDDVEYDVTTTKTLDRFGHPIYTVNMVPIEYGGVTQGYSTANSQSKGSSYGGDQAETYHNRNVGYDAYSQNNGQANSAATSGHSYLANYGPGSSYVKSSNSRANSQSASSNSQNSFTGYNGAPVPQNYYNQYYNPPPYVPPTSYPPSAAPAYPPFAYQGYPPHFYPGNTPRTPPFYPGYKNPNYPLHPIPNNPIPIVPLSQPVQPTPGQLPIIQSIPIAKTLSPLTPVSPISQLIAPNVQIPINTAQAISYTSNASGNTYATSSAPKSGSGTGTGSSTGGTTTGYGSGSSSGGTSSGYGSGFGSGSSSGGTSSGYGSGFGSGSSSGGTSSGYGSGFGSGSSTGETSSGYGSGFGSGSSTGGTSTGSGSGSGFGTSTGGTSIGSGSGSGSASTGGASIGSGSGSGSASTGGASTGTGTGSSNGGTSTGYGSGYGSGSSSGGTSSGYGSGFGSGSSSGGTSSGYGSGFGSGSSTGGTSTGYGSGLGSGTSTGGTSTGSGSGSGTASSGGASTGTGTGSSTGGTSTGYGSGFGSGSSTGGTSTGYGSGSGTASSGGASTGIGTGSSTGGTSTGSGSGSGTASSGGASTGTGSGSSTGGTSSGYGSGFGSGSSTGGTSTGYGSGVGSGTSTGGTSSGYGSGFGSGSSTGGTSTGSGSGSGFGTSTGGTSIGSGSGSGSASTGGASTGTGTGSSTGGTSIGSGSGYGSGSSSGGTSIGSGSGYGSGSSSGGTSSGYGSGFGSGSSTGGTSTGSGSGSGSASSGGASTGIGTGSSTGGTSTGSGSGSGTASSGGASTGTGTGSSTGGTSTGSGSGFGSGSSTGGTSTGYGSGLGSGTSTGGTSTGSGSGSGTASSGGASTGTGTGSSTGGTSTGSGSGSGSASTGGASTGTGTGSSTGGTSTGYGSGSGSASTGGASTGTGTGSSTGGTSTGYGSGSGSASTGGSSTGTGTGSSTGGTSTGSGSGSGSASTGGTSTGSSSGSGSGSSTGGNNGGWSSGSASGSDTGSITGYGVGVTVIEPVIPGIVPYPQSKGKLCICFSNYLQMPAVIRNQFRFY; translated from the exons ATGATTCCTACTTTCGTGCTCTTCGTTGTAAgc ataTTGCATGCTCATGCTGCTCCTcaag acCCTGGCTATCAATGGCCTGTACCAG ATGACGATGTAGAATACGACGTGACCACCACAAAGACGTTGGATCGATTTGGTCATCCAATTTATACCGTCAACATGGTACCGATTG AATACGGTGGTGTAACACAAGGTTACTCAACGGCAAACTCTCAATCGAAGGGGTCGTCATATGGTGGTGACCAAGCTGAGACTTACCATAATCGTAATGTAGGTTACGACGCATACTCTCAAAACAATGGACAGGCCAATAGTGCTGCAACAAGTGGACACAGCTATTTGGCTAATTATGGACCAGGAAGCAGCTATGTGAAATCCTCTAATTCAAGAGCGAATTCACAGAGCGCTTCTAGCAATTCTCAAAATAGTTTTACTGGTTATAATG GTGCACCAGTTCCtcagaattattataatcaatattataatccACCACCGTACGTACCTCCAACTTCATACCCTCCGTCAGCAGCACCAGCTTACCCACCATTTGCATACCAAGGGTACCCACCCCACTTCTACCCCGGGAATACACCTAGAACTCCACCGTTTTACCCTGGCTACAAAAATCCCAACTACCCCCTGCATCCGATTCCTAACAATCCCATCCCAATTGTCCCCTTATCTCAACCAGTACAACCTACTCCAGGTCAATTACCTATAATACAAAGTATTCCGATAGCAAAGACACTTTCTCCTTTGACTCCAGTTAGTCCTATTTCTCAGCTCATTGCACCAAATGTTCAAATACCAATAAATACAGCTCAGGCAATATCCTACACCAGCAATGCGTCTGGAAACACTTATGCCACAAGCTCTGCACCTAAAAGTGGATCTGGCACTGGCACAGGAAGTAGCACTGGAGGAACTACCACTGGCTATGGTTCTGGAAGTAGCAGTGGAGGAACTAGCTCTGGCTATGGTTCCGGCTTTGGCTCTGGAAGTAGCAGTGGAGGAACTAGCTCTGGCTATGGTTCCGGCTTTGGTTCTGGAAGTAGCAGTGGAGGAACTAGCTCTGGCTATGGTTCCGGCTTTGGCTCTGGAAGTAGCACTGGAGAAACTAGCTCTGGCTATGGTTCCGGCTTTGGCTCTGGAAGTAGCACGGGAGGAACTAGCACTGGCTCTGGTTCCGGCTCAGGTTTTGGAACTAGCACTGGAGGAACTAGCATTGGCTCTGGTTCCGGCTCAGGTTCTGCAAGCACTGGAGGAGCTAGCATTGGCTCTGGTTCCGGCTCAGGTTCTGCAAGCACTGGAGGAGCTAGCACTGGCACTGGCACAGGAAGTAGCAATGGAGGAACTAGCACTGGCTATGGTTCCGGCTATGGTTCTGGAAGTAGCAGTGGAGGAACTAGCTCTGGCTATGGTTCCGGCTTTGGCTCTGGAAGTAGCAGTGGAGGAACTAGCTCTGGCTATGGTTCCGGCTTTGGCTCTGGAAGTAGCACTGGAGGAACTAGCACTGGCTATGGTTCCGGCTTAGGTTCTGGAACTAGCACTGGAGGAACTAGCACTGGCTCTGGTTCTGGCTCAGGTACTGCAAGCTCTGGAGGAGCTAGCACTGGCACTGGCACAGGAAGTAGCACTGGAGGAACTAGCACTGGCTATG GTTCCGGCTTTGGCTCTGGAAGTAGCACTGGAGGAACTAGCACTGGCTATGGTTCCGGCTCCGGTACTGCAAGCTCTGGAGGAGCTAGCACTGGCATTGGCACAGGAAGTAGCACTGGAGGAACTAGCACTGGCTCTGGTTCTGGCTCAGGTACTGCAAGCTCTGGAGGAGCTAGCACTGGCACTGGCTCTGGAAGTAGCACTGGAGGAACTAGCTCTGGCTATGGTTCCGGCTTTGGCTCTGGAAGTAGCACTGGAGGAACTAGCACTGGCTATGGTTCCGGCGTAGGTTCTGGAACTAGCACTGGAGGAACTAGCTCTGGCTATGGTTCCGGCTTTGGCTCTGGAAGTAGCACGGGAGGAACTAGCACTGGCTCTGGTTCCGGCTCAGGTTTTGGAACTAGCACTGGAGGAACTAGCATTGGCTCTGGTTCCGGCTCAGGTTCTGCAAGCACTGGAG GAGCTAGCACTGGCACTGGCACAGGAAGTAGCACTGGAGGAACTAGCATTGGCTCTGGTTCCGGCTATGGTTCTGGAAGTAGCAGTGGAGGAACTAGCATTGGCTCTGGTTCCGGCTATGGTTCTGGAAGTAGCAGTGGAGGAACTAGCTCTGGCTATGGTTCCGGCTTTGGCTCTGGAAGTAGCACTGGAGGAACTAGCACTGGCTCTGGTTCCGGCTCAGGTTCTGCAAGCTCTGGAGGAGCTAGCACTGGCATTGGCACAGGAAGTAGCACTGGAGGAACTAGCACTGGCTCTGGTTCTGGCTCAGGTACTGCAAGCTCTGGAGGAGCTAGCACTGGCACTGGCACAGGAAGTAGCACTGGAGGAACTAGCACTGGCTCTGGTTCCGGCTTTGGCTCTGGAAGTAGCACTGGAGGAACTAGCACTGGCTATGGTTCCGGCTTAGGTTCTGGAACTAGCACTGGAGGAACTAGCACTGGCTCTG GTTCTGGCTCAGGTACTGCAAGCTCTGGAGGAGCTAGCACTGGCACTGGCACAGGAAGTAGCACTGGAGGAACTAGCACTGGCTCTG GTTCCGGCTCAGGTTCTGCAAGCACTGGAGGAGCTAGCACTGGCACTGGCACAGGAAGTAGCACTGGAGGAACTAGCACTGGCTATGGTTCCGGCTCAGGTTCTGCAAGCACTGGAGGAGCTAGCACTGGCACTGGCACAGGAAGTAGCACTGGAGGAACTAGCACTGGCTATGGTTCCGGCTCAGGTTCTGCAAGCACTGGAGGATCTAGCACTGGCACTGGCACAGGAAGTAGCACTGGAGGAACTAGCACTGGCTCTGGTTCCGGCTCAGGTTCTGCAAGCACTGGAGGAACTAGCACTGGCTCTAGTTCCGGCTCTGGCTCGGGAAGTAGCACTGGAGGAAACAATGGTGGATGGAGTTCAGGCTCTGCTTCAGGATCAGACACCGGCTCTATCACTGGGTACGGTGTTGGTGTAACAG TTATCGAACCAGTTATCCCCGGAATCGTACCTTACCCGCAATCAAAAGGCAAACTGTGCATTTGCTTCAGTAACTACTTACAGATGCCAGCAGTCATTCGCAATCAATTTAGGTTTTACTAA